A part of Lampris incognitus isolate fLamInc1 chromosome 21, fLamInc1.hap2, whole genome shotgun sequence genomic DNA contains:
- the plaat1l gene encoding phospholipase A and acyltransferase 1, with product MGARDSRPTLYPGDIVEYPRNKYFSHFGVYYGERDGVSYVAHLTCKDSESKLMLFGRAMKSEVRLDPVELVGKKYKVNNMLEGVFPARDFHSVVKMSIDDMLGREVTFDILFHNSEHQATLFRYGVKKSQQIEEIYEHIMPAWKKLFKKNLL from the exons ATGGGTGCA AGAGATTCACGTCCCACGTTGTACCCGGGGGACATAGTGGAGTACCCCAGGAACAAATACTTCTCTCATTTTGGAGTTTACTATGGAGAGAGGGATGGGGTGTCCTATGTCGCCCACCTAACATGCAAag ATTCTGAGTCTAAGCTCATGCTCTTTGGTCGAGCCATGAAGTCAGAGGTCAGGTTGGATCCTGTGGAGTTGGTGGGGAAAAAATataag GTCAACAACATGCTGGAAGGTGTGTTCCCGGCCAGGGACTTCCACAGTGTGGTGAAGATGTCCATAGATGACATGTTGGGCCGGGAGGTCACCTTCGATATCTTATTCCACAACAGCGAGCACCAGGCCACGCTCTTCAGATACGGCGTCAAGAAATctcaacag ATAGAGGAGATTTACGAACACATCATGCCAGCATGGAAGAAATTGTTCAAGAAGAATCTTCTCTGA
- the LOC130131375 gene encoding zinc finger protein 513, whose product MPRRKQSNPQPVKLESEDGVVVCEPGCLVLESDFLLSGELEFGDSEIMGLDRDTGMTVFSLSVEDDPSAPAESTFPAFLSCKGCGQLLGDTPLGAGLDLGAGLDLEAGLYCLTCEEGLRSNACPGVNDALHVEGPHLDDRAVNSRSHRKRKSGSGSEMGGAGELSPKLYTCSLCTFVSRYSNHLKRHMRTHDGQKPYCCPVCPYASAQRVNLQRHARTHTGEKPYQCHQCSYACSSLGNLRRHQRMHTQERPQRREKEKRRGRRKKTDGEMEEVVSDLTLRVSQDLQTLGGLGSPSAPLPDLLFPLCCHVCGLTLEEGDLEVEKAEEDGEGDGGQMCQRCSMDLLAKDPARPPCSPEHSPGARRGRRGTKLYRCPHCPFLSHYPNHLARHAHTHSGEKPHRCPHCPYTSAHLDNLKRHLRVHTGEKPYKCPSCSYACGNLANLRRHERIHSGAKPYHCGVCGYSCNQSMNLKRHMLRHTGEKPYACAECSYTTGHWDNYKRHQRKHGHNTDSWDKHAPLNGHSWGRDTQESHSQGQGDVKGNARPHRRFDTDVSFHCRG is encoded by the exons GTATGACAGTCTTCTCTCTGAGTGTGGAGGACGACCCCTCGGCACCAGCAGAGTCTACTTTCCCAGCGTTTCTTTCCTGTAAGGGATGTGGCCAGCTTTTAGGAGACACCCCTTTAGGGGCGGGGCTAGATTTAG GGGCGGGGCTTGACCTAGAGGCGGGGCTTTATTGCCTGACGTGTGAGGAAGGCCTCCGGTCGAACGCTTGTCCAGGAGTGAACGATGCATTGCACGTAGAAGGGCCACACCTGGACGATCGGGCCGTTAACAGCCGCTCACACAGGAAGCGGAAGAGCGGCAGTGGCAGCGAGATGGGCGGGGCAGGCGAGTTGTCGCCGAAGTTGTACACGTGCTCACTGTGTACGTTTGTCTCGCGGTACTCCAACCATCTGAAACGCCACATGAGGACCCACGATGGTCAGAAGCCCTACTGCTGTCCCGTGTGCCCGTACGCCTCGGCGCAGCGCGTCAACCTACAGCGCCACGCCCGCACTCACACGGGGGAGAAACCGTACCAATGCCACCAGTGCAGCTATGCTTGCAGTTCGCTCGGTAACCTACGGAGGCACCAGCGCATGCACACCCAAGAGAGACCGCAgcggagggagaaggagaagaggCGAGGGAGGCGGAAAAAAACAGATGGAGAAATGGAGGAAG TGGTGTCAGACTTGACCCTGCGCGTGTCCCAGGACCTCCAGACACTAGGGGGCCTTGGCTCTCCGTCCGCCCCCCTTCCTGACCTCCTCTTCCCGCTGTGCTGCCATGTCTGCGGCCTCACCCTGGAGGAGGGTGACCTGGAGGTAGAGAaggcagaggaagatggagaaggagatggaggacag ATGTGCCAGCGATGCTCCATGGACCTACTCGCCAAAGATCCAGCCAGACCACCGTGCAGCCCGGAGCATTCCCCAGGAGCCAGGCGGGGTCGACGGGGAACCAAGCTGTACCGGTGCCCGCACTGCCCCTTCCTGTCCCACTACCCAAACCACCTGGCCCGCCACGCCCACACACACTCGGGGGAGAAGCCCCACCGCTGCCCCCACTGCCCGTACACCTCGGCGCACCTGGACAACCTCAAGCGGCACCTGCGCGTGCACACCGGCGAGAAGCCGTACAAGTGCCCGTCGTGCAGCTACGCCTGCGGGAACCTGGCCAACCTGCGGCGCCACGAGCGGATCCACTCGGGGGCGAAGCCCTACCATTGCGGCGTGTGCGGCTACTCCTGCAACCAGAGCATGAACCTGAAGCGGCACATGCTGCGGCACACGGGCGAGAAGCCGTACGCCTGCGCCGAGTGCAGCTACACCACGGGCCACTGGGACAACTACAAGCGGCACCAGAGGAAACACGGCCACAACACGGACAGCTGGGACAAGCACGCGCCGCTCAACGGCCACAGCTGGGGCAGAGACACTCAGGAGAGCCACAGTCAGGGACAGGGAGACGTCAaggg GAACGCCAgaccccaccgccgttttgacaCAGATGTCTCCTTTCACTGTCGAGGTTAG